The following is a genomic window from Phaseolus vulgaris cultivar G19833 chromosome 6, P. vulgaris v2.0, whole genome shotgun sequence.
CATAATAATATACTCAAATTCAAATTGACTCAACTTTCTTCTTAAATCCTCACGTTTTCACGTTTTCACTTTCTTACGATCTCAAtttttcacttttcaatttaaacaaaacattaattCATTATTATGGATTTATGTGAattgaaagaataaaaaattaattaattcatctAATTTCTATTATCAAAATTGAAATCACCTGcactatatttaattaatttgatcgaataaattttattttattttaaaaaataacttgtaaaatatatttaaaaatattaaatgtaaggaataagtttatgaaaatgtatttaaaataaaagtattataaaaactttaataaaaaaaagttatacttcaggataaaaatatattaaaactaataCTGAAATTTAACTTCATCAGTTtcataatgttttaaaattgaaaaatatatattcacaACATGTTCTTATATATAATCATGtttctttttctaaaatttcgatttttttattataataaaaatatcatttttttacatCTTCAATTAGAGATTCTATAATATAGCAGATTTTCAATATAtcattgatatttaaaatttagcCTACAAATTTAATCGTACCTTCCTAGAAAAAACCTCTAAGACCATAACTTTCTTTTTGGTGTCTTTAAATACAGAgacgtttcacttctcattcaTCAACCACAATTTTACACTTTAGTACCCATTTTCCTCTGTTCTCTTCCATTCCCCTGTTTGTCACTCAGAAAGTGAAACTAAGCTCTTCTCATCTATGGCAACCAGAAAAGTCAAAGCCATAGGCATTGACTTGGGAACCACCTATAGCTGTGTTGCAGTGTGGCAACACAACCGCGTAGAGGTGATTCCCAACGACCAAGGCAACCGCACCACCCCTTCCTATGTTGCCTTCAACGACACTCAAAGGTTGTTGGGTGATGCTGCCATGAACCAGCGTTGCATGAATCCAGAAAACACCGTCTTCGATGCCAAACGGTTGATCGGTCGCAGATTCTCCGACCAGTCCGTCCAGCAAGATATGAAGCTCTGGCCCTTTCAGGTTGTCCCTGGGATCAGAGACAAACCCATGATAGCTGTCACATACAAGGACGAAGAGAAGCACCTTGCAGCGGAAGAGATATCTTCCATGGTGCTGTTTAAGATGAAGGAGGTTGCTGAAGCCCATCTGGGTCACGCGGTGAATGATGCGGTGATCACTGTCCCTGCTTACTTCAGTAACGCGCAGAGACAAGCCACTAAAGATGCTGGGAAAATCGCCGGTTTGAACGTGTTGAGGATCATCAACGAGCCAACCGCAGCAGCCATTGCTTACGGGTTAGACAAGAAAGGATGGAGAGAGGGTGAGCAGAacgtgcttgtgtttgatctcgGTGGTGGTACTTTTGACGTTTCATTGGTGACAATTGATGAAGGGATGTTTAAGGTTAAGGCCACCGTGGGAGATACTCATTTGGGTGGTGTGGATTTTGATAACAAATTGGTGAACTATGTTGTGAGCATCTTCAAGAGAAGGTACAAGAAGGATATTGCCGAAAACCCCAAATCTCTTGGAAGGTTGAGGTTAGCGTGTGAGAAAGCCAAGAGGATACTCTCTTCGAGCTCTCAAACAACGATAGAGCTTGATTCCTTATGTGGAGGGATTGATCTGCATGCAATTGTTACAAGGGCGTTGTTCGAGGAATTGAACAAGGAGTTGTTTATGAAGTGTATGGAGACAGTGGAGAAGTGCCTTGTTGAGGCAAGGGTTGAGAAAAGCCAAGTCCATGAATTTGTTCTTGTGGGTGGGTCTACTAGAATTCCTAAAGTACAACAACTTCTGAAGGACATGTTCAGCGTAAATGGCAAAACTAAAGAGCTTTGCAAAAGCATTAACCCTGATGAGGCTGTGGCGTACGGTGCGGCTGTTCAGGCCGCGATTTTGGGAGGCGAAGGGGACAAAAAGGTTGAGGACATGTTGTTGCTGGATGTGATGCCTCTTAGTCTTGGAATTGAAACCAACGGTGGTGACATGTCAGTGCTGATTCCCAAGAACACTATGATCCCCACCAAGAGGGAGGACGTTTTCTCCACTTGTTCTGATAATCAAACGAGCGTTTTGATCAAGGTTTACGAGGGGGAGGAAGCTAAGACAGAGGATAACTTCCTTCTTGGGAAGTTTGAGCTATCTGGGTTCGCTTCATCGCCAAAGGGGGGTCAACAGATAAATGTTGGGTTTGATGTGGATGTTGATGGCATTGTGGAGGTCAGTGCTAAGGATAGGAGCACGGGGTTGAAGAAAAAGATCACGATCAGCAACAAGCATGGGAGGTTGAGTTCCGAAGAGATGAGGAGGATGGTGAGAGATGCAGCGAGGTATAAAGCAGATGATGAGGAAGCAAAGAAGAAAGTGAGGGCCAAGAACTTGCTTGAGAATTATGCTTTTGAAATGAGGGATAGAGTGAAGAATCTGGAGAAGGTGGTGGAGGCGACCATAGAATGGCTTGACAGTAACCAATTGGCTGAAACTGATGAGTTTGAGTTCAAGATGCAGGAGTTGGAAGAAAGGGTTCTGAAGTTTATGTGATGGTAGTAGTTCTTTCTTGGTGGAACAAGTTTACTATTGATTGAGTCCGAAGCAATGTAAAATAGTTCCAGCTTTGTTACTCAATCTAGCAGTTTGTGTCTTAACATCTAGTTTATGCTTTATGTCTAAAATGTGAAAGTAGTTCTTCAAGTTGTATGGGTGAAATGAAAGGAATGTTATGTTTGTTAATTATTCACCTTTTGTGATGGTGCTTATGGAATGGACTGTTCATAATTCGTAATccattttttcacttttttcttAGCAAATGTGGCCATGGCATGTGATGTTGCTAAGCTATACTTGGTCATGGCAGACCTGTGATGTTGCGAAGCTGAGGTGAGCTACTATTTTTCCTCGTATAACATCATTTCATTTGTACTTACAAAAAATTAAGAGTAATCATGTTAAGGTAGAAAATGCATTCCATTTGGATTGATTTGATTTGACCCTGTTTATAAAGTTGTAtggtttaattttgtttatgagatgttttaaaatttcaataataaaataatgttgttttgaaatttatttattatttcatatattgatgttttactataataaaatttaaatttaagttaGATTTATGAAATTATGCTATGTATAtgatatagttttattttttaatatataataatctaCAGGAGTAATCACTTATGAATAATTTAATCACAGACCTATTAGTTTAGTAACACTCATGACTTAGTTTGTATAAAAAGTGAATAAAGTAATTTAGATAGAGATAGAAATCTAATGGGTTGTGGAAAATAGggcttaaatttatttattttactattttgaaTAAGAAAACCTAAAGT
Proteins encoded in this region:
- the LOC137832437 gene encoding heat shock 70 kDa protein-like gives rise to the protein MATRKVKAIGIDLGTTYSCVAVWQHNRVEVIPNDQGNRTTPSYVAFNDTQRLLGDAAMNQRCMNPENTVFDAKRLIGRRFSDQSVQQDMKLWPFQVVPGIRDKPMIAVTYKDEEKHLAAEEISSMVLFKMKEVAEAHLGHAVNDAVITVPAYFSNAQRQATKDAGKIAGLNVLRIINEPTAAAIAYGLDKKGWREGEQNVLVFDLGGGTFDVSLVTIDEGMFKVKATVGDTHLGGVDFDNKLVNYVVSIFKRRYKKDIAENPKSLGRLRLACEKAKRILSSSSQTTIELDSLCGGIDLHAIVTRALFEELNKELFMKCMETVEKCLVEARVEKSQVHEFVLVGGSTRIPKVQQLLKDMFSVNGKTKELCKSINPDEAVAYGAAVQAAILGGEGDKKVEDMLLLDVMPLSLGIETNGGDMSVLIPKNTMIPTKREDVFSTCSDNQTSVLIKVYEGEEAKTEDNFLLGKFELSGFASSPKGGQQINVGFDVDVDGIVEVSAKDRSTGLKKKITISNKHGRLSSEEMRRMVRDAARYKADDEEAKKKVRAKNLLENYAFEMRDRVKNLEKVVEATIEWLDSNQLAETDEFEFKMQELEERVLKFM